From Bradyrhizobium sp. AZCC 1610:
TGCAGGTTGCGGTCGTTGATCTGGTTCAGCCATTGCAACGGCTTGCCCTCGATCGCCACGATCGCGTCGACTTCGCCCTTGCGCAGCATGTCCACCGCCAGCCGGGGCTCTTGATAGATCAGATGCGGCCTGATCCCGAGCCGGTCGAACACGTTGATCGCCGTCACGAAGGTCGAGCTGTCGGGCAAATCGACCACCACGGTCTTGCCGTCGAGCTCCCGCATGCTGGTGATCGACCTCGGCGCCAGGACGTGCATTTCCTCGTTGAACATCTTGGCGACGTAGACGAACTGGTTGCGGATGTCCTTGGCGAAGTCCTTGCGGTCGAGATAGGACAGCGTGTCCTTGCGCACGATGCCGGCGTCGACGCCGCGCAGCAGCAGAATATCCGCCACCGCCTGCACCGATCCGCGGCCCATCACCGGCAGGATCCGCAGCGAAGTGCCGTTGTCGAGCACGGAGGCAAGATCGGCACCGACCTGGGCGTAGGTAGAACCGAACGAGCCGGTCATCAGGCTCACGGTATTGGCGTTGAGCTGGTTCGCCAGATCGCGCTTGGTGGCGGTGCCGTACTTGAAGATGGTCTTGAAGGAGTCGCTGACGGCGCCCGCATCGACGCCGCTTCGCACCGGGCCGAAGTGCTGCCATTGGCCGTTGGTGAAGCGCATCATCCGCATCTGCTCGATAGGCGCATGGTCGGATGGGCTGGTGTTGATCTGGATGCCCGACACCATCATGGGAAGCTGGATACCTTTGAGCAAGCGGGCCTGCTTCATGATGTTTTCGCGTGACAGGTCGTCGCCGCAGTTCTTCAGGACCTCGACCGTCAACTTGCCGACCAGATAGCCGAGGACGGCCTGGCCGTTGGTCTTGCTCACGCTCGGGACATAGCGCTGCATGAAGGCGCTCCATTCGCGGAACGCCGCCTCGCCGGCCGCCGCCGCGTCTTCGCCCTCGAGCCTGTATGCGGCCGACAACAGGCCTTCCACATTTTGCGCGCCCGCCGGCTGAATCACGGCCGAGTAGGAATTGGAGATCGAGGCGACGAAATGGTTCGGCCTCCAGCCGAGTTCGGCGCTTCGCTTGATCGCCATGATCGCGAATTTCGGCGTTGTGAACTCGATGAAGACGTCGGCGCCGGAGGCCTTGAGCTTGGCCATCTGCGCGTCGATATTGGTGTCCGTGACCTTGTATGGCGCCTCGGCCACGATCGCAATCTTGCCACCCAGGCCGTCCTTCAGGCCCTTCAGGTATTCCTTGCCCATCCCATCCTCCTGATAGAGGACGGCGATCTTGCTGCGGGGATGGTTCTCCAGGATATACTGCGCAAAAATTTGCGCTTCAGCCGTGTAGGTCGGCAAGAAGCCTATGGTCCAGGGAAACTCGTGCGGTTGGTCCCAGGCCGCCGCACCCGACAAGGCAAAAAGTTGCGGGACCTTTTTTGAGTTCAAATAGGGCTGGATCGCGGCGTTCGTGTTCGTGCCGATAGTCCCCAAGGCGAGGAGAACGTTGTCTTCCTCGACGAGCTTGCGGGTCATCGCCATGGTTTTGGTGGGTTCGTAGGCGTCGTCATAGGTAATCATATTGACCTTGCGGCCGTTGATCCCACCTTCGGCGTTGATCTTGTCCAGATAGGCCGCGATGACCTTGGCGATAACGCCATAGGCGGAAGCCGGACCGGTATAGGGCGCGGTGTTGCCAATCCGGATTTCGTTGCTGCCCGGGGGCGCCGCGTACACCTGATCGCTAATCGCCGAGCCGGCCATTGCGGCCAACACCAGTGCCGTTACAGCGCTGCGCCGAGGCGCGGTGAAAAGCCGGCGCATTGCCGCTCCGGCCCGAAACCGGGAAAATTGCCCCATTTTCGGACGAGTGGTGCCGATCGTAGCTCGCATTGCAGTCCCCCTGTGAGCCCATATTCTGCAAGATAATTTGAACGCGTGATGCCAGCGGGCACCGTTTCAACCCTACTCGCCGACATTGTGTCTCAATCGGATTGATTTTGTGGCAAGTCCAGGCGTTCCGTAAGGCATGGTTAGCAAGCGCGTATTTTCGCCCTCAAAATGCACGAAATCGACATTGACCTGGCGCGCCACAATCGAAGCGTGTTCGCATATGCAACCCACAGGTGCCTGCGGCGCATCACCTTGCAACACATATCAAGATATCTTGAATAAACTTTGAATGATGGAGCGGGTGAAGGGAATCGAACCCTCGTATTCAGCTTGGAAGGCTGCTGCTCTACCATTGAGCTACACCCGCGCTGGCGTTGAACTAACACGCCGTGCAGGCGGCCTCAACCCGCGCCCCGCCCGTCCGAACGTCCTGCGGGGCGGCCCATGGACCGGTCCGGGCCCTTAACAGGGACTGATTCGCCGCCTATATTGATGTTTCCATCAACAATGAAAGGAGGTGATCCAGTGTCTTATACCAAGCGCTGTCACCTCGCTGGGATCGCCCGCTAGGCCTTGAGTTTATGGGTCTGGCATCGGGGCGCTCTCAGCCCTGGACCAGCGAGCACAACAGTTTGGGCGCGACGGGAGCCATCCCGCCGCGCCTTTTTGTTGACCAGGTACTGAATGATCCCCTGATGGAACGAGCGCCGCCTGCACGCGATCGCGCTCGATCGCCTGGCAGGCTGAATGTGCGATCAGAAGCCGCAGAGATTGACGAAGCGCGGGCGCGGGCCGCGGCGGTCTTCGACGATGCGCTCGCCGGAATGTCGGGACTGGCCGCGGCAAAACGTCCTCGGGAGACCCCGCGCGTAAAGGAGAAAGAGATGCTCTACGCCATGCTGGCCTATCACGTCGAAGCCGAGGTCACGTCCTGGACCCCAGAGGAGGACGCGGCCCTGATGACCGAACTGCTGGCCGTGCATAACCGGCTCAACGCGAAGAGGCTGCTCGGGCCGTCGGCGCGGCTGGGCGCGACGGCGGAAGCCCGCACCTTGCGGGGTCCGGGCGCCGGAATGGTCATCGACGGGCCGTTTGCCGAGACCAAGGAACAGTTGCTGGGTCTATATGTGTTGAATTGCGCCGACGAGGATGAAGCGATCGGCATTGCGCGCGACCTGCGCCGCGTTAATCCGTCCGCCGTTTACGAGATCCGCCCGATCAGGCTTTATCTTCCCGGCGAGGCTTTGCCGGAAACGGCGAGCGAGGGTTAGCGCTGAGATGTGCTCTCCTCGCCGCTTGGTCGCGGCCGGCGCGGGAGAGTTCATGGGGGTGGCTTGCCTCCAGGGGAACAAAAGCGAATTCGTTGACACAACCGGTCGACGGCGTAGGCTTGTCGCATCTCGTTTTGCGGGAACTTGCTCGAGCCTGCCGTCAGCTATCGCGCTGTTTTCGGTATGAGCCGGTCGGGACAAAGGCTCGTCCATTCTCGCAAAGAAAATGACGATCACGCTGCCGTCAATTTCTCGGCGTTTGATCCATATCAGGCTGCGCGCCTCCCATAGGTCTCGAAATCTGGCTGCACTCTTTGTCATGGAGTTCATCCGATGCAATCCAGGGTCCGAACGCTGATTGCTCTTGTCCTGGCGCTGACGTCATTGAGCGCGATCACCGAGCGGGTGCGCGATCCAGGCGTGACCGACACTGAAATTCGCATCGGCAACGTTATGCCCTATAGCGGGAGTCTGGAGGTCTTCGGAGCGATTGGAAAAGCCGAAGCGGCGTATTTCGAGATGATCAACGAGCGTGGCGGGATCAATGGCCGCAAGGTGCGCTTCATCTCATATGATGACAAATCCGATCCATCGACGGCTCTGAGCCTCACGCGCGACCTCATCGAGAAAGACGACGTCCTCCTGATGTTCGGTTCGTTCGGAACGCCGGGGAATTTTGCCGTTCGCGCATACTTGAACGAAAGGCAAATTCCTCAACTCTTTGTCGCCTCCGGAGACGATCATCTAAGCGATCCGTCGATGTTTCCGTGGACAATGGGCTGGCAGCCCTCCATTCGCGAAGAGGGGCGCATCTACGCCAACTACATCCAGGCGTTTTACCCCGGAAAAAGGATCGTCGCTCTTTGGCAGAACGATCATTTCGGCCGAGAATTGTTCAAGGGGTTGGAAGACGGGCTCGGTGACATCGCCCGGATGATCAGGGTCGACATCGCCTACGATATCGCCGATCAGCATCTGGACACGCACGTATCGATCTTGAAGCGATCAGGCGCCGAAATTTTCGTATTCGCAGGCGTGCCGGAAAACGCAGCGAAAGTCGCCCGAATAGCGGCGGATCTCAATTGGCATCCGGTGTTCATCTTGAACCATATGGCTTCATCGATCGCGACGGCGCCAAAGCCCGCCGGCCAGGAAAGCTCCTTGAGCGTCATTACAGCTGCCTTCTTGAAGGATGCCAATGATCCGGCCTGGAAGGACGAGCAAGCCGCCAGGGACTGGCAGACATTTGTCGAGAAATATAATCGGGCCGGAGGCACAGACGATACTTCCGCCGTCTTCGGCTACGCCGCCGCCGAGACATTGGCCCAGGTGCTCAAACAATGCGGCAATGACCTGTCTCGCGAGAACGTCATGAAGCAGGCGGCGGCCCTGAAAGACTATCAAGGCTCCATGTTGTTGCCCGGGATCAAAATCAGCACGGGACCCTGGAACTTCCGGCCGATCAAACACCTGCGGCTGATTCAATTCGACGGCCGCACCTGGCAGCCGATTGGCGAAGTGCTCGAAACGGCTTTCTCCAATGCCCAGAAGTAGGTGGCGCGCGGAGTAGCTGGCGTGAGAGTTCAAGGATGGCTGGCCGAAGCTCGGCTTGCCGACGGCAACAGTCCGTCTACGCTCAAGCTACGCCGGACACGCTCCGACCTGACGGTCTCCGCGTGGCTTGCCTAGCCGTAGCTCGCGGCCACAGCCCGCCTTCGCCCTGTGGGCTTCGGCGTGGCAGCCTTCTCTCGCTTCGCGAGCGAAGGCTGGTGGGGAAGGAAGGACTCGAACCTTCGAAGCCATACGGCGGCTGATTTACAGTCAGCTCCCTTTGCCACTCGGGACACTTCCCCGTCCGCCAGCGTCAGGAACCGGCCGCCCGAGTGGCGGAGGACCGGACCA
This genomic window contains:
- a CDS encoding ABC transporter substrate-binding protein, whose amino-acid sequence is MRRLFTAPRRSAVTALVLAAMAGSAISDQVYAAPPGSNEIRIGNTAPYTGPASAYGVIAKVIAAYLDKINAEGGINGRKVNMITYDDAYEPTKTMAMTRKLVEEDNVLLALGTIGTNTNAAIQPYLNSKKVPQLFALSGAAAWDQPHEFPWTIGFLPTYTAEAQIFAQYILENHPRSKIAVLYQEDGMGKEYLKGLKDGLGGKIAIVAEAPYKVTDTNIDAQMAKLKASGADVFIEFTTPKFAIMAIKRSAELGWRPNHFVASISNSYSAVIQPAGAQNVEGLLSAAYRLEGEDAAAAGEAAFREWSAFMQRYVPSVSKTNGQAVLGYLVGKLTVEVLKNCGDDLSRENIMKQARLLKGIQLPMMVSGIQINTSPSDHAPIEQMRMMRFTNGQWQHFGPVRSGVDAGAVSDSFKTIFKYGTATKRDLANQLNANTVSLMTGSFGSTYAQVGADLASVLDNGTSLRILPVMGRGSVQAVADILLLRGVDAGIVRKDTLSYLDRKDFAKDIRNQFVYVAKMFNEEMHVLAPRSITSMRELDGKTVVVDLPDSSTFVTAINVFDRLGIRPHLIYQEPRLAVDMLRKGEVDAIVAIEGKPLQWLNQINDRNLHLVPVDYAKPLQEEYLPSKLGSTDYPGLVPEGGYVETIAAEAVLASYNWAPNSDRYRRLSLLVDTMFDKVAQLQRPPFHPKWKEMAPRATVAGWTRFKAAQEWLDRNMPLPASAAAASGAAPLPAPAAAPAAALAPQDRDPLYREFLEWRATRAKASTNR
- a CDS encoding YciI family protein, which produces MLYAMLAYHVEAEVTSWTPEEDAALMTELLAVHNRLNAKRLLGPSARLGATAEARTLRGPGAGMVIDGPFAETKEQLLGLYVLNCADEDEAIGIARDLRRVNPSAVYEIRPIRLYLPGEALPETASEG
- a CDS encoding ABC transporter substrate-binding protein, producing MQSRVRTLIALVLALTSLSAITERVRDPGVTDTEIRIGNVMPYSGSLEVFGAIGKAEAAYFEMINERGGINGRKVRFISYDDKSDPSTALSLTRDLIEKDDVLLMFGSFGTPGNFAVRAYLNERQIPQLFVASGDDHLSDPSMFPWTMGWQPSIREEGRIYANYIQAFYPGKRIVALWQNDHFGRELFKGLEDGLGDIARMIRVDIAYDIADQHLDTHVSILKRSGAEIFVFAGVPENAAKVARIAADLNWHPVFILNHMASSIATAPKPAGQESSLSVITAAFLKDANDPAWKDEQAARDWQTFVEKYNRAGGTDDTSAVFGYAAAETLAQVLKQCGNDLSRENVMKQAAALKDYQGSMLLPGIKISTGPWNFRPIKHLRLIQFDGRTWQPIGEVLETAFSNAQK